Within the Setaria viridis chromosome 3, Setaria_viridis_v4.0, whole genome shotgun sequence genome, the region TTGAGTGACTCGATGACAGCATGATATGTGCAACTGTTCAAGTTTAATCTCCTAATAAATAAGAACAAACAGAACCAAAAGAGATTCAGGATGTACCCCAGGGCGGGGCCAGTGCCGAAGGCACTGGATGTGCCGTTACCATTTGGATTAGTCATACTAATCGTGGGATGTCCTCAGTTGATGTAGTCGTACAAGTTGATGCAGGAAGATGTACGCAATGCAATCCCTCGAACGACTTTCTTGAAGTAATAGGAGGTAGTCGTTCAGCTAGATGTAGAGGAAGCTGTCTTTTGGCCATCAGGAAGTAGCCGAAGAGTGAGTGAGCAGTCGCGTCAAACGCTCCCCAAAAACCTTATCGCCTGCCTATCCTGAGCAGGATCTTCAGCGGCAATCGTGGTTCCGGAGACTGCTCTCGCCAAAACTGTGCATGCAGTGCTAGCGATAGGAATGCACGGTAGCAGCAGAAAACAgtgaggaagaaagagagaggtcTCATGAACAGGAGTAACTTAGAGTGTTTTGGTGTTTTGCACGTATGAGAGCAAGAGGAGGTGCCTCTCTTATATAGGCTCCAAGAGATGAGGTTCATCGAACCTGGACATCATAATATGATGGAAGTTACTAGTAATTGATGAATAATGGTCATCAAGCACTAGTAACTCTCATTATTTTATTGGTTATGTTAATTGAGTGAATCAATTTTTATAAACAGCAATAATCACCTCTCCTTAACTTCATATTCAAAATTGATCAATTAGTAACTCCTAGCATTTATCATGAACCTTTTAATTCTTATTTGATTAATTGAAATAAATGGTCTAACCTAATTGATCCAACAGAGGTGATCCAACAGGGGAGGAACGACTTGTTCTATTACACAACTTTACAAGTACCGGTcaaccgagagagagagagagagagagagagagagagagagagagagagagagagtgatgTGAGGTGGACTGCCAGTTTTGTCTTAGCTACTTTTTTACTACGATGGCCACGAATATAACGATAGGTTTGGCCGTTTGGGCGTAGGAATCTCTCATCTGTTTTGGCTACTATAAAAGTGGATGGATGCTGCAGGGCTTTATGCTCATCATGCATGTTGTTCCGCCTGAACGGAGATCGCACGTCTCATCCCCACCCCGAGATGGCATGAGCTCACCTTTCCCTGTCGGGGCCAAGGCGTGAGGGTGCCATTTGCGCGTGGAGTGGCGTGCGCGTACGCGTCAATCACCATTGCATGTAATcatcgagagagagagaaagagaaagcaagTGTCCTCCTCAGTCCTCGGCCCGCCCTTGTCTGCTTGCTAGGCGGATTTTGCAAAATACTATAGTATGTGAATCACCAATGCCTATTTTACTTGTTTATTATACAACTGAATTTACGAATATTTAAATTTTTGGTAACTCGCTTCTCTTGTTTCTGTTCGTCGAAAAAAACTTGTCTTGTTTCTGCGGCATAATAGGATGACAAACTAGTATTTTCAAGTGGGTCAGGACAACCATTCCCTTGAACTGAGGTGCTCGAGTGAGATACTCCTATTGAACAGAAATAAACTTACACCTGCAAAGAACTGCTCACTTCTCAGATCTCAGTATCTCGTACGGTTGCAGGCAAATGGCCACTTCTCGAACACGCAGAAATGGTCGGTGCATTGATGGAGAAACCGAATGGACGATGCGCAAAGATAGCATGACCACTGAACAGCAGCAACGCGATCGAGGATGCGCCCAGACGCTAAGCCGATGCAAGGTATTAATATGGCCAACGCGTTGCGCTAGATAGAGTCGCTAAACCTCTCTCCGGATCAAGCAGCGTTCGGCGTCGCACCTCATCCAGGCATCCCCCGCTTGTCCCGCGAAACAGAAGGCGAGTAGGCCCCCCTGTGAAAACGATGCGTACGTGCGACGCGGTTCTTGATTGGCAGCACGTCGCCTTCGGCCTTCCTCCTTACTTGTTATCCGAGAGAGATTGGGTGATTGTATCAGTGCCAGTACCATTTGGATTGTATCTTGCAAGAACTCGTCCATGGCATTGGCATGTAATCCTGCTGCCAATTCAGGTCATCTTACTGCTCCAGCTTTTATCATCCCAATCTCATATACGGAGTAGGCGTGTTTCCTTGTCTGTCTCAACTCTAGGAATCTCACGGCTATGTGAAGGAGGGAAGAAAATATATGCAGGGGTGGGTACAGCAGTGCAGTCTGCCGCACAGAGCTTTTTCTTTTCGTGGAGAAAATCCGAGAAAACAGTGGCGCTTTGTGCTTGATCATTCGACGACGATGTAAACCATTTTTTATGGCTGTAAGTGGGCCTACTTTTGTTAATGGGTCTAACATTCATTTTGAGATTTTATTACAACAGGCTGTAGCCCACAGATGACAAGTCTGTATGGGCCTTGAAGAGTCCACATTTGTGGTTCAAATGAGCCTACTTAGCCCGCAAGTGAAAATGCCATATAGTAAATTAATAGAATGCCTTTTTGCTTCATTCATACTGCTTACATATCTTACTGCTTATGAGTTACAGCCAATATGAGACTCGAAAGCgatcataaaagaaaaggaaaacatatcTTTATTCCAGTCTAAATAACAAATAAATTTTAATCACAACTGGTTGTATGTACAGACTTGGCCAATAAACTTTATCCTGGCATGCTAAATATACCACCGTCGAACTCTATAGTGTACACACAACACACGTTCTGGAGGGCACGCCAAGAAGGATCTTGAGACCAGCAAACACCTCCTGCAAGCTCACAGCAAATGCGTACTGCATATCTAAGCCTTGGCGTCTCCTTTAGGTAGGCCAAGAAGAGATGGCCGGTAGAGGGACTGACGCTGTGCCATCTCAATTCTTTCCCGTGGATCATACATTGATTCATCTCGTATTGCCTGAAGAATAGAATCGGTCCCAAGCTCCCTGCAGGTGAAAAACGAAATTATTAGGCGCCTGACCTGACAGTAGAATTGTACCCCAAAAAAACGCATTTAGTCCAAGAGGTTTCCAAGATTCCAACCTCTTGATTAAAATTTTGTAAAGTGTTTTGAGTATTGGACACAGCTCAACAGGAGCAACAGGCTTCTTGGTTTCTGGATGCATCACACATAGGCTTCCCTGGCTCAGGAGCTCATAGAATGCATTGACTGCGGAAACACCCTAAATCGCAGAAGCAAATAATGATCAGCACATATCTATCCCATACAAAAAGGGCACACAGAAATCAAGCAAACTTTACATTATCATCAAGATATCAGGCTGGCAACACAAACCTGGATAGTCCCTTTGCCTTTGATGCTGTCCCCCATTTCTAGAGTCAGCTCTCCGTTAGCCAACTTCTGCCCGTACCATGCATTACGACCTTTCAGCAGTGTGACGTATGTATCAGCTAACAAGGGTCCTGCAAGTTTCTCAGGCTCTCGCGCTAGAAGATGGGTGATGTATATCATTTCAGAAGTGCAAAGTGAAAAGTACACTGATTTGCTGGTTGCACTCTCTTTGGTAAGTGCTGCCACCATACCTGCATGATAAGATGATGTTCAGGAACATGACAGATATATTAGGCTCCAGAATACAGTAATTAGGTAGGAGTGGACAAAGAATTTGGAACACTCTCCCAGGTCGAGTTTTTTTGTTAATTACTGGAATCAAATTTTCTTAGTCCATGGCATGTGAGTTGTGTGCACTGTATTAACGACAGCATGATTATGTCATGTCTGACAAATCTAAGAGACATTGCATTTGGCAGAGACAACAGCATTGCAGCATTCAGTGAATGCAAATACCGTACTTCATGAAACAGGACAGACAATACTGAATATAAGATGCCAGAATAGAAATTCTATTTGTTCAATGCCGAAAAATGCAATGATTTGATCAAGTGTCTCATGTGAACTAATAAACGGTGGACCCCAAATGGAGGTTCCATTTTCCAGATCAAAACTTTTCAAGTCACTTTAAAGATAGGACAGCAAATGAATACTTACCAGCACCAATGGCATATACGTTTTTTAAGCCACCCATGACTTCATGAGTAATGAGATCACTATTGTCCCATACAATAAAATGGGGCTGCCtcaaaaattttgcaagagGTTTCCTCCACTTTTCAGCTCCACATATGCGAGCATTAGCATATTCTTTGTTATAAATCTCAGAAGCAATGTTTGGGCCTCCAAGATATAGAATATTCTCCAAAGGCACTCCAGCTGCAATAAGAATCCATGATCAACAACCGCAAGCAAAATCTAACAGCACACGGGGGAAACTTAAATGCATGTAACATACATACTGCTTAAGTTAAAATGTTCAGGTTGTCAATTTCAGTTCTGTAAAATAAATCCAGGAAAACATCACATGTGGTGGTGGGTCGAAACCAGATCATGCGATGTTCAGTAATAGTTCAGATAAACCCTGCTAAACTGTATTACATGTTCAGAAGGGAGCCAACTGCAGAGCAAACATAGCACATGGGCACTCACTTAACTGCAAGATGCACCATTCAGCAAGGAGCCTAACTAGCTCTTCAACTTCAAATGCTCAACAGCAGGCAAAGAATATAGTACCAGCATataatcatcaatcaaacaTGCAATAAATATGAAGGACCATAGGTACAGATCATGATTATCCAGAAAATTTCATCAGGAACATTCCGGGGCTGCTGTGTCTGCTGATCCAGCTGAGCAGCATTTAAATCTTCAATTAAATCTGTTAGCCCTACTTCCACAAATATGACAACTACGAGATTAACGAAAGTAGTAATAACTCAACCATGAGAAACATAGTACTAGTAGATCACAACGAGAGTTGAGCAAAGAACTCACTTGCATTGCTGATCATCTGCGTGGGTGTTATGATCCGGGGCACAGGGTCGAGCGACGCCTCGATCCCCTTTGCCAGCGAGATGATGAGCGGCTGGGTGATCCGCTCCTTCCAGTACCTCCCGATCTCCCCGAACACCTCCCTGGTCTCCGTGGATGGCAGGCCGTTGACGACGATGTCGGCGTCCCAGACGGCCTCCTGCAGGTTGGTGACGACCTTGAGCGGGCAGAGCGGCGTGTCGAGCATGTTGAGGCAGAATCCGTCGCGGAGGATCTCGTCGGCGGTGAGCGTGCGGTCCCCGAGGCGCGCCTCGACGTACTTGAGGTAGGCGCAGCGGCGGATGAGGCGTCGCAGCACGCCCTCGCGGGCGTTGATGACCTCGAAGAGGcgctcggcgtcggcgcggtCGACGGCGCGCCCCGCCCGGCGCCACACCCGCACCTGCACCCGGTCCCGGTGCCGGCCGTACGCGTCCTGCAGCAGCGCGCAGAACACGCTCCCCCACGCCCCCGCGCCCACCCCGACGACCCGCAGCGGGTCGCCGTCGGACTTGCCCAGCAGCCGCCGCAGCTCGTCCagcttctcctccgccgccagcgccgccgccgcatcagcCCCGCCGCCGTTCGCGTAGCTCCCCACCATCGCCGCTCCCGCTTCGCAGTTCACACAGCCTCGCCGAGCTCAACCGGGACTCCACAGGCAGGCAGGCTCCGGCCGACCGATGAAGATGGGGGGGTTTTGTTGGCGAGCACGGAGGAGGAAAGGAAATGCGGGGTTTTGTGGGGTTGGGCGACCAGAACTACCAAATCCCAGCGCGAACTTGCTGTCGATCGGCGAGCAGAGGCCGCGCAGGCCCCTTTGAACTCTGCTTCTCCCCGGGTGGGTTGGTGGCGGCGCCCGCCCGGGTCTCGGCTCAGCAACCAGCACCAACTCCTTGGCGCAATCCAATCCGGTAAAGCAAGCAGACGAGCGGGGGCGGGCACGAGAAAATCGAATCGTGTTTTTCGTTCCCTTTTGCGATTTCTTCTTTCTGGTTTAAATAAGGAGGCCTCCACGGAGGCAGGCACGGTCAGGGAGGGAACTGAATCGGAGGCGTGTCCGTGCTGCACGAGGAGAACGAGGCGGCCAGGCGGCCAGACGCGTCCGAAACCGGAAATGGACGGGCGCACGGCGTGGGGGCGAGACGGCGATGGTCTTCTGAGCCTGACGACATTGATGACGGGACGGCGGGCAGGACCGGTCGCGTTTGGCGAACGAGGAGGGGTCTCCGTCCCTGCCCGCCGTCGCGCCGTCCGATTCCGATCCCGACACGGCCGACCACCGGCGGCGTGATCCGCGGAGCCACCAGCCGAGCAAGCCGCGAATCGGTGATCAAGTCGTGAGCTTTGATTGATTGCCTGGAGAGGCCGTTTTAGTTGGCGGAGCtggtcggagtcggagtccCGAGCCGACCAGAGGAGTCCACTCCGTCAAGCACAGCGCACGCACGCAAGGTGGCCGTGGCCCGCTGCCACCATCAATTCGGCCGGCGGCTTGGGTGAGGGAAGCTTTGAAAGCTTGTACTCAAAGAAGTGGTCAGCTCGTGGGTCGCCGCGGGTGAAAGCGATCCCGTGTCGGGCCGAGCCTTCCAACGTATCCGTTTCCTTTCGCTTTCCATTCCTCCTCTCTCGGAGTCTCACTGCCAGTCGCAAACTCACAACCGAGCCCGGTCGCAAACAAATCCTACTGCTTTGGAGAAAAATGCGACCTGCGTCCACACCCAACCGCCCGTCGTGAATTGCCGATTCAGTCAGGTCAGGGCGCTCGATTCAGGCACCAGTGCCGCTATTCTGATCCTCGTTTTTCAGGCTACGGGCCTCCGGTCATGTCACTCGTTTTCCAAATTCATAGAATTGCCATAGCTGTGGAATTCAAATGTGAGTGTGGCTTTGGGTATTTGAGTGTACCGCGAGTGCACCACTTGTGAGAATTTAATCAGACGTCACACAATGAAAATGCAGAAAATGGCACTAGATGGACAGAACAATTATGTTCGTATCAAACAAAACCTCTCTTGTTAACATTTCATCTCAACATGAGAATAAGTTACAACTCGATTTACAGCTGAACAAAAAATGCAGCGGACCAGAACAGCAGACACTCGCAGGAAACCTTGAAAACTTCTAGAACGCACCGAGGAATCAAGATTTCCCTGTTCGCAATATGCGCGCTGCCGTTTCAGTCCCCTTCCTCCATCGACGCTGAATCCCATTACAAATCTTCTGGTTACCATAACAAAAATCACTGTGAAAGAAATCCTGACAAGGCATCTGTTTCCAGCCACTGCCAAAGATTTGGTTGGTGAACATGGGAGCAACAGGGTGAAAAGCAACAACTACACAGTTTCTGGTTCTTCAGGAATCAACTCGTAACCATGGGGCTTATTGCCTGTTTCCCTAGATTCCACAGGGATGCACTTGAGAATCACCGCGACGATCATGCTAACTGAGCCAAGAATTGCACTGAGCAACCAGAGCTCCCAACTCAGAGGCACGGTGTTTGCAAAAGTGCCAAGAAACTCTACTATGATCACTTGGAATAAGACAGTGGCTGATAATACACCGATAAATATCCAGTTTTTGAATATCCCTCTGAACACGTTGATCTTTTCCATTTCCCTACTGTTTATTTCGTTGAAGACCTGAAAGAGTGGCAAGTTAAATGCAGTTACGTCATAAAAACAATGAAGTACCTACTGCATGTTCATGTATTGTGTCCTTGCATGCAGGAGCAATGTGCACTTTTATATTATATATGGTTGATTTCAAATATTGTGAATCTTTCAAGTTTTTCTGGATAAACTGTGTGATGAAAAGGGAAAAGACAAAAAGTGATTTGCAACCAAGCTGAACCCATCGATCGGAATATACACGCCATCGAACATATGGACAGAAGGAACACTGTCGTTAAGTTCTCGACGACGAGGTTGGAACCGTGCAGCAGCTTAcgttcatgaatcatgataaAGCAGGACATGAGATTTACATCTGTAGTAATAGCTGCCCTGCTCTTtggttctttcttttttctctgaactttgctttagtttttttttccctgacaCCTTCAGCCAGGGGAATTCTGTAAATTAGACTCCGTGCCTTGCTGAATGAATCGGCAGAGCACTTGCCATTACTTGttcgaaagaaaaaaataaacattGCATTATATTGCATGTCACATTTAGACCATTGATTCTCAAAATCAGTGGCAAAGTTAATCAAGTTTCAAGCCATTGATGTTTTCTACTAGCTACTACATAAGTAAATCTCAAAGCTTTACAAATTGAAATAAGGTATCAGAAGCTAGATTGCTCATACCTGACAAAATACGAAAGAGTTGAATACGAGGGTATTGGTGGTTCTATCAGCATGCGGGCCTTCAATGTTAAGAAGCCTCTTTCCAGCAAACATGAGAGTACCAAGTACAAGGAGCTGATATAAAGCTTGCCCAAGAATATTCCTCCACATGACCCGAGTGATAAAACTATGTCCCCGTCTCACAGGTGGTCTCTTCATCATTTCATCATTAGGTGGCTCTGTGGCTAAGGCCAAGGCGCCTAATGTATCCATGATCATGTTCACCCATAGCAACTGGACGGCAGTAAGTGGTGCAGTACCTACAAGTTAGTTCAAAGTATACAGTATATGAAATCATTCTAAAAGGGTGcagaaaaaaggagaaagataATAAGCAAGCTGGTGTGCATCACTGTTATTCCTAAACTAATGCAGAGAAACTCCGAATCAATAATGATTATATAAATAATAGTATCTTGGTGGTATGTATGCGCACCTATGATACACGCTGAGACGAAATTCACTATCAGAGCCACTACATTAACCGTAAGCTGGAACTGCACAAACTTCTGAATGTTCAAGTAAACCGCTCGACCCCATCTAGCAACATTTACAATGGTACTGAAGTTGTCATCCATAATTATAACATCGGCATTCTCTTTTGCAACCTGCATCCAGTCATACACTTGCATTACAAGCCCACACTTCAACATTTCTCATACACAGAATTCAGATGAAATTGAGCAATAACACAATTCCAGCTAAGGGAAGCAAAATTAAGTTAATGTATTGTACTACCAATAATAGGGAGGTCAAAATTCACAAAATGCAATGCAATACAATATATAGGGAAATGTCTGTAAAAATAACATGGGCATTACTAATTCAGGAAACGTAAAAGTGAATAAGAGTACTTAGAATTTCTTACTGCAACAGACAttaaaactgaatatatgaaTGGTCATCAGCTGATGGCAAATAAGAACAACAGAATGCAGTGAAAATCCTAAGACGTACCTCAGTGCCGGCAATGCCCATGGCCAGACCAATGTCTGACTCACACAATGCAGGGGCATCATTGGTTCCATCACCAGTAACTGCTACCACCTCTTGATACATACTTTTTAAGCTTGTTACCAATTTATATTTGTCCATTGGTAAGGAGCGGGCCATTACCTAAACTTATGAAATATACATGGGTGATGTTGAAATTGAATTAGCAAAGCAATGAATAAAAGGTAAAATAATTATAGCAAACCAAACCTGAATTTTAGGCAGGAGCTCCTTCAGCTCATCTGTGCTCTTATCGTGAAGCTCTCGTCCTTCTATCGCAATTCCATCCTCAGTTAGTATTCCACATTCCTTGGCAATAGCTTTAGCAGTGTTGACGTTGTCTCCAGTCACCATTCTTACTTTAATACCAGCAGCCATGCAGGTCATTACTGCATCCCTGACACCAGGACGGACTGGATCCTTTATACCAAAAAGTGCTATTAGTGTGTAGCCCTCCTCTGGTATAGTTTGATCGTCAGAAATTTCATTCAGATCCTTAAACGCGATGCAAAGTGTTCTTAATGCCTcagaagcaaatgaattgattATATCTAAAACATTTTGCTTCTGTATTTCTGATAGCGGTATTATATTTCCTTCACTATTGAAGACAGTATCACACTGCTCTAAAATAATTTCTGATGCGCCTTTACAGAAGGACCGGAGGCCACCGTTAGGTAACTGTATTAAAACAGACATCTTTTTTTTAACTGAATTGAAAGGTTCTACTCTTACTCTTGCCAACTTGTTGTACTCATCGTATAGATCTCCTTGCAAGCTCAAGCCAAACTCCAACAATGCTGCTTCAGTTGGTGTGCCCAGGATATTTCTTTTGCCATCATCTCCCTTCACCACCTCAGAACCAGTGTTCACAAATAGTCCTTGTATAAGTATTTCCATAACACTTTCTGAAATTGCAGCCTTTAGCTTATTAATATTTGTAGCACCATTGACAGACTTAGATACCTCACTGATCCAAACCTTATCAACAATCATGTGGTTGGTCGTCAGAGTTCCTGTCTTATCAGTGCAAATACAAGTTGCTGAACCCATGGTTTCACATGCTGCAAGATGCCTCACTAGTGCTTTGTCATTCATCAGCTTTTTCATGGCAAACGCTAGACTAAGAGTCACAGCCAGTGGTAGACCCTCAGGAACTGCGACCACAATGATTGTCACTGCAATAGCAAAGTAGTTAACTATTGTCAGTGCATCATTTGCTGACCAATTCAATAATCCAACATGCATTCCCTTGTCAATCAGTAACCTCACTAGAAGTACCAGAAATGTGAGAATAGCAAACACCAGCCCGATCTGTCCTATTATTGTGGCCACACCATTAAGCTTAACTTGCAAAGGAGTTTCATCAACCCCATCGTCATTAAGAGTATCCATGATTTTGCCCCATTCAGTACGCATACCAACGGCAGTAACAAGCATCTTGGCTGTTCCATCTTGCACTTTACTCCCAGCATGAAGAAACGGCTTTTCTTCAGAAACATGGACTGGTTCACTCTCACCTGACAAGCTAGATTCATCTACCACTAAGCAGTATCCAGAGACGAACAAGCCATCTGCAGGAACAACATCACCTATTGAAAGATGCAAGATGTCACCAACAACCAAATCATGAATCAATACCTTCTTGGTTTGCCTATCTCTGGTGACACGGGCATATATCTTCTGTTTCTCACGGTCCAGCTCCATGAACTTCCGTGACTGCTTGTAGTCACTGGATGCTGTAACCAGTACCACCAACAAAATACTGAGTATTATGCCAAGGCCATCATAGATACCCATTGGCCACCCCTCGGTGGCAAGGCCAACCACTAGAGAAACAACAGCACAAACCATTAGAATAATCAGCGTCAAGTCATGCAATGCATCCCAGACAAACATCCAGAAGCTTCTTGGAGGCTTCTCAGCATGCTTGTTAGTGCCGTACAGTTTTTGCCTGGTTTCTATTTCAGTTTCGTTGATACCATCTTCCAATGAGGCTTTGATTTTCCTACATATTCCATTCATTCCACCATGCGTCTTGAAGATTGCAGGATCCTCACGCATGCCGGTAATTGCTGCCAGTTCATCTGGGCTGATACAAAATCCCTCTTTGATAAGCTCGTTGGATAGGGGGTACCGTCTTACACCTGCACAGTTCAGTGGTCAAAGGTGAAATGCTAAATGGTAGTACTAACAAGATAAAAAAAACCACATAGAGTTGGATGATGAGGCCACACCATCGATGAATTGAAGCGCTGCTCTGTGCACATTAATTACAACCTGAACTTTTCCCTGGGTAAGAAAAGCAAACATCTCTAAGACAAAGAAATAAATTTGTACTCTGTTACCAAACAGAGAATTTCAACGCAGGATTTTGTGAACTAATTTTCAGTAATTCAGTTTCTCCTGCAATTATGCGCTATTAATCATTGTATATTAGCCATGCACCAGTGCTACTCAGTCCTCATAAGTCATAACCACCATATGGACATTGGACAAGAACTGGAGCATGAAACAATGGCAAGTTCAGACGATGTTCAGTTCTATGATAATATACTCCTCCAATGAGTGCCCCAGTGGCATAAGAAAAGATCCAAGTGGTAGGGGTCGTGCCTCCCAGCCCTCACCCCCACGTTATGCAATACCACGTGAACTCTAAATTTTACGATACAGATCGATTCACGCGTTGTAATAATTTCAGTTCATGAACAAATCATGTGGTCATTCAGTTAACAACTGTTCCTCTAGAGTTAGTCGTGTCAAGCCGGCTGTGGTCGCATCACATGTGAAAACTTTCTAACTGAACATGCCGTAAAGAAGATTCCTGATTTCTACGTTAGCCGCGCAAGGACGCCTCCGGAATCTTAAGCCCCCCGTCTCACGACTTTGCTGCAGTTCAGACGAGAGGAGACATCCGAGATTTGACCAATGCAAGTTGTCCTTATGGGAACCTGCTCGGATTGAGACTTGAGGGAGGCATGTCAATGTCATGGCCGCCGATAGGAGGCACAAAGCAGTGGCCAGCGGAGGCAGACGACATAGCAATGCAAAGGCTGATCCGTAGTAGAGGAAGTTTCCTGGCAATTTCCCAAGCCCGAAATGCACCCCCACAGTTTTGGACAGTGCAATTCAACGAAAGCGACGCAACGCAAGAAGGGTTCTATTCTACGGCCTGTACGGCTGCGCCGGTGCCGGCCTTTGCTTGTACACGTACCAGGATCTTGCGGCGCTGGGCGTCGTCGACGGGGTGGAGGCTGGAGAACatgcggaagcggcggcggcggttgcggacGACGAGGCCGACGGCGCGGCGCCATCGGAGGCGGGCCTCGCCGGGCGGGTTCTTGGCGGGGATGTCGAAGTGCTCGTTGAGGAAGCTGTCGATGCTCCAGCTCCGGCCCGCCTCCATGCTGATCGCTCTTGCTCTCGCCCTcccgcgcgcttcgcctcccgCTGCGTGTGTTCAGCTTTCGTTTTCGTCAAAGGCTCAAAGCACAGGGCCGAAGGGAATAAATATGTCGAGGGACGAGGGTCGACAGCAAAATTATGGAAAGGGCCTATTTGTGATGATAAATTGTGAAAACACCCCCAATGAAAGATTTAAAATATGGCTGCAAATGGTAAATGTCAAAATTCTGTATTTCCTTTCAATCATTAGAATCTGTTGCCAGGAAAGTCTAAAAAACATGGTCAAAAGAGTTTTCAGATATGGCTTAATGTCAAACATCTGACAATTTCTTCTCCCTTTGCTTGAAAACTCAGAATCTTATCTTTCAAGCATTGAATATTGTAACAAAATGCAATAGTGCAAGTAGAGCATTTTATAGGAAAAACAAGTACCACAGAAATAAATGACTGCTGCCATAAGTTGCAACTTAGAGTTGTACAAGTTCCCGTTGAATAAGTTGAGGAGTTTGCATAGTTGGGGGCATATGTGCATGAGACGCATGAAAATTTACTAATCATATGCTTCGTGCCAGTAACACCTTCAGATCTTCACCCATTGGTTGATAGTTTTCAAATGTGATCAGCACAAGAAATCGGCAATCAAAGGTTCCCGGGGCTCCTTCACCTCAAAAAAGAGATATATGCCACTCTTCAAATGGGTTGTTTGGCAAAGAACAGACTCTCTATCAGATTCAAGTAGGAGTAGCTGCTGTTGACAGACAGTTAAAATGAAAGACCAGGTTAGTATAATACAAGGGACGACGCTGATGCCGATGAAATCTCCAGACTTTTTCCGGGTATGGATAGTTCATAAGTACATGACTTCCTCAATGCAACTGCTATTTCCTTTGGCTTCAGCACGTCGAATGGTGCCAATAAAGTCAATGATGGTACCAAAAGGAGATCCATTCGGCTCCTTGTAGATCTGATTGATATAGATCTAGCTGGGTCACTCAGCAGCACGCACCAGGCTGCTATCTGTAGTTCTGTACCAGTCAACCGAGACTAGTTTTTAATTTAACTAGgggttgtttgtttctttagtccctcctaaaattcatgtcacatcgaa harbors:
- the LOC117851013 gene encoding probable glycerol-3-phosphate dehydrogenase [NAD(+)] 3, cytosolic — its product is MVGSYANGGGADAAAALAAEEKLDELRRLLGKSDGDPLRVVGVGAGAWGSVFCALLQDAYGRHRDRVQVRVWRRAGRAVDRADAERLFEVINAREGVLRRLIRRCAYLKYVEARLGDRTLTADEILRDGFCLNMLDTPLCPLKVVTNLQEAVWDADIVVNGLPSTETREVFGEIGRYWKERITQPLIISLAKGIEASLDPVPRIITPTQMISNATGVPLENILYLGGPNIASEIYNKEYANARICGAEKWRKPLAKFLRQPHFIVWDNSDLITHEVMGGLKNVYAIGAGMVAALTKESATSKSVYFSLCTSEMIYITHLLAREPEKLAGPLLADTYVTLLKGRNAWYGQKLANGELTLEMGDSIKGKGTIQGVSAVNAFYELLSQGSLCVMHPETKKPVAPVELCPILKTLYKILIKRELGTDSILQAIRDESMYDPRERIEMAQRQSLYRPSLLGLPKGDAKA
- the LOC117849959 gene encoding probable calcium-transporting ATPase 6, plasma membrane-type: MEAGRSWSIDSFLNEHFDIPAKNPPGEARLRWRRAVGLVVRNRRRRFRMFSSLHPVDDAQRRKILGKVQVVINVHRAALQFIDGVRRYPLSNELIKEGFCISPDELAAITGMREDPAIFKTHGGMNGICRKIKASLEDGINETEIETRQKLYGTNKHAEKPPRSFWMFVWDALHDLTLIILMVCAVVSLVVGLATEGWPMGIYDGLGIILSILLVVLVTASSDYKQSRKFMELDREKQKIYARVTRDRQTKKVLIHDLVVGDILHLSIGDVVPADGLFVSGYCLVVDESSLSGESEPVHVSEEKPFLHAGSKVQDGTAKMLVTAVGMRTEWGKIMDTLNDDGVDETPLQVKLNGVATIIGQIGLVFAILTFLVLLVRLLIDKGMHVGLLNWSANDALTIVNYFAIAVTIIVVAVPEGLPLAVTLSLAFAMKKLMNDKALVRHLAACETMGSATCICTDKTGTLTTNHMIVDKVWISEVSKSVNGATNINKLKAAISESVMEILIQGLFVNTGSEVVKGDDGKRNILGTPTEAALLEFGLSLQGDLYDEYNKLARVRVEPFNSVKKKMSVLIQLPNGGLRSFCKGASEIILEQCDTVFNSEGNIIPLSEIQKQNVLDIINSFASEALRTLCIAFKDLNEISDDQTIPEEGYTLIALFGIKDPVRPGVRDAVMTCMAAGIKVRMVTGDNVNTAKAIAKECGILTEDGIAIEGRELHDKSTDELKELLPKIQVMARSLPMDKYKLVTSLKSMYQEVVAVTGDGTNDAPALCESDIGLAMGIAGTEVAKENADVIIMDDNFSTIVNVARWGRAVYLNIQKFVQFQLTVNVVALIVNFVSACIIGTAPLTAVQLLWVNMIMDTLGALALATEPPNDEMMKRPPVRRGHSFITRVMWRNILGQALYQLLVLGTLMFAGKRLLNIEGPHADRTTNTLVFNSFVFCQVFNEINSREMEKINVFRGIFKNWIFIGVLSATVLFQVIIVEFLGTFANTVPLSWELWLLSAILGSVSMIVAVILKCIPVESRETGNKPHGYELIPEEPETV